The following coding sequences lie in one Hippoglossus hippoglossus isolate fHipHip1 chromosome 14, fHipHip1.pri, whole genome shotgun sequence genomic window:
- the cldn2 gene encoding claudin-2 — translation MASAALELMGFFLGLLGLLGTLVATVLPYWQISAHIGSNIVTAVANMRGLWMECVYQSTGAFQCETYNSMLALPSDLQASRALMVISIVLSVLAIAMASLGMQCTLCLEGSAVKSRVAGAAGGLFLTAGFLALIPVSWTTHEVVQTFYRPNVPSSMKFELGECLYVGLASALVSMLGGTMLCVSCCDEQDGGRGRRNAGGYPYPVGGAMSGSGVRTTSQLYRNPTLQAGGLNLPSRGQTLVRNTSDSTHSSAHVQGAKKPAAAGYDITGYV, via the coding sequence ATGGCGTCAGCAGCTCTGGAGCTGATGGGCTTCTTCCTGGGCCTGCTGGGTTTGCTGGGAACCCTGGTCGCCACGGTGCTTCCGTACTGGCAGATCTCCGCCCACATCGGCTCCAACATCGTCACGGCCGTGGCCAACATGAGGGGCCTGTGGATGGAGTGCGTGTATCAGAGCACCGGGGCCTTCCAGTGCGAGACCTACAACTCCATGCTGGCCCTGCCCTCCGACCTGCAGGCCTCCCGCGCCCTCATGGTCATCTCCATCGTCCTGTCCGTCCTTGCAATAGCAATGGCGTCCCTGGGGATGCAGTGCACTCTGTGCCTGGAGGGCTCTGCGGTTAAGAGCCGCGTGGCCGGTGCTGCCGGCGGCTTATTCCTCACCGCAGGCTTCCTGGCGCTCATACCGGTGTCGTGGACCACGCACGAGGTGGTCCAGACCTTCTACAGACCCAACGTACCCTCCAGCATGAAGTTCGAGCTGGGAGAGTGCTTGTACGTGGGTCTGGCCTCAGCGCTCGTCTCCATGTTGGGGGGGACGATGCTGTGTGTGTCGTGCTGCGACGAGCAGGACGGTGGTCGTGGGAGACGAAACGCTGGAGGGTATCCATATCCTGTAGGAGGCGCCATGTCCGGAAGTGGGGTACGGACGACCTCACAGCTGTACCGCAACCCCACACTGCAGGCCGGGGGTTTGAACCTGCCCAGCAGGGGGCAGACGCTGGTGCGCAATACCAGCGACAGCACCCACTCCAGTGCACACGTCCAGGGCGCCAAGAAGCCCGCGGCAGCAGGATATGACATCACAGGATATGTCTGA
- the rbm41 gene encoding RNA-binding protein 41 isoform X2 yields the protein MRRVSRQACDDGPLLEEQETEGQRQLHSLLLQQLHTDVDFERCVAKKKCFAPAALYKPFGQQAAGVRSLSQFQALQDGEKELASLRELGLTDTEIQVWQSRDTPEAMEKSHGVCVAPGAKQQRLQVIRDKIEARAELLARPQRFATSQPLSRREMEIEQALFQGNERLGFLSALYHRGMEEEDNHDGQQQATSSNPMDTLYRDVLSAETQQASLQDWEEEPAQVSTHRTLSDQSQTSQTENDQSEDRTENLSAPQDENRRSSDEPESSGDASERQHKQEPTRPAAPPEIKINQPIGSLDGAAKAGSVGLLTLRGKIETITDEEILQNRECEDGIRSIQRFRSYQPGKPSKVLCVKNLSAQASAAQLVALFSRFEPENGPAVVYRLLTGRMKGQAFITLPDAETAQNALRLIHGYRLLGKPLVVEFGRERQEEEKQKKEEQQGEEK from the exons ATGCGAAg AGTGAGCCGGCAGGCCTGTGACGATGGTCcgctgctggaggagcaggagacgGAGGGACAGCGGCAGCTGCAcagcctcctgctgcagcagcttcacactgacGTGGACTTCGAGCG ATGTGTAGCCAAAAAGAAGTGCTTCGCCCCAGCGGCGCTCTATAAGCCGTTCGGGCAGCAGGCGGCCGGTGTGAGGAGCCTGTCCCAGTTCCAGGCCCTGCAGGACGGGGAGAAGGAGCTGGCCAGTCTGCGGGAGCTGGGCCTCACTGATACTGAGATCCAGGTGtggcagagcagagacacaccAGAGGCAATGGAGAAG TCCCATGGCGTGTGCGTAGCTCCGGGGGCGAAGCAGCAGCGTCTCCAGGTGATCAGAGACAAGATTGAAGCGAGGGCAGAGCTCCTGGCCCGCCCACAGCGCTTCGCCACCAGCCAGCCACTGTCACGGCGGGAGATGGAGATCGAACAAGCTCTGTTCCAGGGAAACGAGCGTCTGGGTTTCCTCTCTGCACTTTACCACCGAGGTATGGAGG aGGAAGATAACCACGATGGACAACAGCAGGCAACGTCCTCCAATCCAATGGACACTCTCTACAGAGACGTTCTCAGTGCGGAGACACAACAAGCGTCTTTACAGGACTGGGAGGAAGAACCAGCACAAGTGTCCACACACAGAACTTTatctgaccaatcacagacctCACAGACAGAGAACGACCAATCAGAAGACAGGACAGAGAATCTATCAGCACCGCAGGATGAAAACAGGAGATCATCAGACGAACCAGAGTCCAGCGGAGACGCCTCAGAGCGGCAACACAAACAGGAGCCAACACgaccagctgctcctccagagaTAAAGATCAACCAGCCAATCGGCAGTCTGGATGGAGCGGCGAAGGCGGGGTCAGTGGGACTGCTGACCCTCAGAGGAAAGATCGAGACGATCACGGACGAGGAAATCCTCCAGAACCGTGAATGTGAGGACGGGATCCGGAGCATCCAGAGGTTCCGAAGCTACCAGCCCGGAAAACCCTCCAAG gttctgtgtgtgaagaACCTGAGTGCACAGGCGTCAGCGGCCCAGCTGGTGGCACTGTTCTCCAGGTTTGAGCCGGAGAACGGGCCTGCGGTCGTTTACCGCCTGCTGACGGGAAGGATGAAGGGTCAGGCCTTCATCACTCTGCCAG ATGCTGAAACGGCCCAGAATGCTTTGCGGTTGATCCATGGATACCGGTTGCTAGGGAAACCTCTGGTGGTCGAGTTCGGCCGTGAgcgacaggaggaggagaaacagaagaaggaagagcagcagggggaggagaaataa
- the rbm41 gene encoding RNA-binding protein 41 isoform X1, with the protein MSLRVSRQACDDGPLLEEQETEGQRQLHSLLLQQLHTDVDFERCVAKKKCFAPAALYKPFGQQAAGVRSLSQFQALQDGEKELASLRELGLTDTEIQVWQSRDTPEAMEKSHGVCVAPGAKQQRLQVIRDKIEARAELLARPQRFATSQPLSRREMEIEQALFQGNERLGFLSALYHRGMEEEDNHDGQQQATSSNPMDTLYRDVLSAETQQASLQDWEEEPAQVSTHRTLSDQSQTSQTENDQSEDRTENLSAPQDENRRSSDEPESSGDASERQHKQEPTRPAAPPEIKINQPIGSLDGAAKAGSVGLLTLRGKIETITDEEILQNRECEDGIRSIQRFRSYQPGKPSKVLCVKNLSAQASAAQLVALFSRFEPENGPAVVYRLLTGRMKGQAFITLPDAETAQNALRLIHGYRLLGKPLVVEFGRERQEEEKQKKEEQQGEEK; encoded by the exons ATGTCCCTCAGAGTGAGCCGGCAGGCCTGTGACGATGGTCcgctgctggaggagcaggagacgGAGGGACAGCGGCAGCTGCAcagcctcctgctgcagcagcttcacactgacGTGGACTTCGAGCG ATGTGTAGCCAAAAAGAAGTGCTTCGCCCCAGCGGCGCTCTATAAGCCGTTCGGGCAGCAGGCGGCCGGTGTGAGGAGCCTGTCCCAGTTCCAGGCCCTGCAGGACGGGGAGAAGGAGCTGGCCAGTCTGCGGGAGCTGGGCCTCACTGATACTGAGATCCAGGTGtggcagagcagagacacaccAGAGGCAATGGAGAAG TCCCATGGCGTGTGCGTAGCTCCGGGGGCGAAGCAGCAGCGTCTCCAGGTGATCAGAGACAAGATTGAAGCGAGGGCAGAGCTCCTGGCCCGCCCACAGCGCTTCGCCACCAGCCAGCCACTGTCACGGCGGGAGATGGAGATCGAACAAGCTCTGTTCCAGGGAAACGAGCGTCTGGGTTTCCTCTCTGCACTTTACCACCGAGGTATGGAGG aGGAAGATAACCACGATGGACAACAGCAGGCAACGTCCTCCAATCCAATGGACACTCTCTACAGAGACGTTCTCAGTGCGGAGACACAACAAGCGTCTTTACAGGACTGGGAGGAAGAACCAGCACAAGTGTCCACACACAGAACTTTatctgaccaatcacagacctCACAGACAGAGAACGACCAATCAGAAGACAGGACAGAGAATCTATCAGCACCGCAGGATGAAAACAGGAGATCATCAGACGAACCAGAGTCCAGCGGAGACGCCTCAGAGCGGCAACACAAACAGGAGCCAACACgaccagctgctcctccagagaTAAAGATCAACCAGCCAATCGGCAGTCTGGATGGAGCGGCGAAGGCGGGGTCAGTGGGACTGCTGACCCTCAGAGGAAAGATCGAGACGATCACGGACGAGGAAATCCTCCAGAACCGTGAATGTGAGGACGGGATCCGGAGCATCCAGAGGTTCCGAAGCTACCAGCCCGGAAAACCCTCCAAG gttctgtgtgtgaagaACCTGAGTGCACAGGCGTCAGCGGCCCAGCTGGTGGCACTGTTCTCCAGGTTTGAGCCGGAGAACGGGCCTGCGGTCGTTTACCGCCTGCTGACGGGAAGGATGAAGGGTCAGGCCTTCATCACTCTGCCAG ATGCTGAAACGGCCCAGAATGCTTTGCGGTTGATCCATGGATACCGGTTGCTAGGGAAACCTCTGGTGGTCGAGTTCGGCCGTGAgcgacaggaggaggagaaacagaagaaggaagagcagcagggggaggagaaataa
- the rbm41 gene encoding RNA-binding protein 41 isoform X3 produces the protein MSLRVSRQACDDGPLLEEQETEGQRQLHSLLLQQLHTDVDFERCVAKKKCFAPAALYKPFGQQAAGVRSLSQFQALQDGEKELASLRELGLTDTEIQVWQSRDTPEAMEKSHGVCVAPGAKQQRLQVIRDKIEARAELLARPQRFATSQPLSRREMEIEQALFQGNERLGFLSALYHREEDNHDGQQQATSSNPMDTLYRDVLSAETQQASLQDWEEEPAQVSTHRTLSDQSQTSQTENDQSEDRTENLSAPQDENRRSSDEPESSGDASERQHKQEPTRPAAPPEIKINQPIGSLDGAAKAGSVGLLTLRGKIETITDEEILQNRECEDGIRSIQRFRSYQPGKPSKVLCVKNLSAQASAAQLVALFSRFEPENGPAVVYRLLTGRMKGQAFITLPDAETAQNALRLIHGYRLLGKPLVVEFGRERQEEEKQKKEEQQGEEK, from the exons ATGTCCCTCAGAGTGAGCCGGCAGGCCTGTGACGATGGTCcgctgctggaggagcaggagacgGAGGGACAGCGGCAGCTGCAcagcctcctgctgcagcagcttcacactgacGTGGACTTCGAGCG ATGTGTAGCCAAAAAGAAGTGCTTCGCCCCAGCGGCGCTCTATAAGCCGTTCGGGCAGCAGGCGGCCGGTGTGAGGAGCCTGTCCCAGTTCCAGGCCCTGCAGGACGGGGAGAAGGAGCTGGCCAGTCTGCGGGAGCTGGGCCTCACTGATACTGAGATCCAGGTGtggcagagcagagacacaccAGAGGCAATGGAGAAG TCCCATGGCGTGTGCGTAGCTCCGGGGGCGAAGCAGCAGCGTCTCCAGGTGATCAGAGACAAGATTGAAGCGAGGGCAGAGCTCCTGGCCCGCCCACAGCGCTTCGCCACCAGCCAGCCACTGTCACGGCGGGAGATGGAGATCGAACAAGCTCTGTTCCAGGGAAACGAGCGTCTGGGTTTCCTCTCTGCACTTTACCACCGAG aGGAAGATAACCACGATGGACAACAGCAGGCAACGTCCTCCAATCCAATGGACACTCTCTACAGAGACGTTCTCAGTGCGGAGACACAACAAGCGTCTTTACAGGACTGGGAGGAAGAACCAGCACAAGTGTCCACACACAGAACTTTatctgaccaatcacagacctCACAGACAGAGAACGACCAATCAGAAGACAGGACAGAGAATCTATCAGCACCGCAGGATGAAAACAGGAGATCATCAGACGAACCAGAGTCCAGCGGAGACGCCTCAGAGCGGCAACACAAACAGGAGCCAACACgaccagctgctcctccagagaTAAAGATCAACCAGCCAATCGGCAGTCTGGATGGAGCGGCGAAGGCGGGGTCAGTGGGACTGCTGACCCTCAGAGGAAAGATCGAGACGATCACGGACGAGGAAATCCTCCAGAACCGTGAATGTGAGGACGGGATCCGGAGCATCCAGAGGTTCCGAAGCTACCAGCCCGGAAAACCCTCCAAG gttctgtgtgtgaagaACCTGAGTGCACAGGCGTCAGCGGCCCAGCTGGTGGCACTGTTCTCCAGGTTTGAGCCGGAGAACGGGCCTGCGGTCGTTTACCGCCTGCTGACGGGAAGGATGAAGGGTCAGGCCTTCATCACTCTGCCAG ATGCTGAAACGGCCCAGAATGCTTTGCGGTTGATCCATGGATACCGGTTGCTAGGGAAACCTCTGGTGGTCGAGTTCGGCCGTGAgcgacaggaggaggagaaacagaagaaggaagagcagcagggggaggagaaataa
- the rbm41 gene encoding RNA-binding protein 41 isoform X4, which translates to MRRVSRQACDDGPLLEEQETEGQRQLHSLLLQQLHTDVDFERCVAKKKCFAPAALYKPFGQQAAGVRSLSQFQALQDGEKELASLRELGLTDTEIQVWQSRDTPEAMEKSHGVCVAPGAKQQRLQVIRDKIEARAELLARPQRFATSQPLSRREMEIEQALFQGNERLGFLSALYHREEDNHDGQQQATSSNPMDTLYRDVLSAETQQASLQDWEEEPAQVSTHRTLSDQSQTSQTENDQSEDRTENLSAPQDENRRSSDEPESSGDASERQHKQEPTRPAAPPEIKINQPIGSLDGAAKAGSVGLLTLRGKIETITDEEILQNRECEDGIRSIQRFRSYQPGKPSKVLCVKNLSAQASAAQLVALFSRFEPENGPAVVYRLLTGRMKGQAFITLPDAETAQNALRLIHGYRLLGKPLVVEFGRERQEEEKQKKEEQQGEEK; encoded by the exons ATGCGAAg AGTGAGCCGGCAGGCCTGTGACGATGGTCcgctgctggaggagcaggagacgGAGGGACAGCGGCAGCTGCAcagcctcctgctgcagcagcttcacactgacGTGGACTTCGAGCG ATGTGTAGCCAAAAAGAAGTGCTTCGCCCCAGCGGCGCTCTATAAGCCGTTCGGGCAGCAGGCGGCCGGTGTGAGGAGCCTGTCCCAGTTCCAGGCCCTGCAGGACGGGGAGAAGGAGCTGGCCAGTCTGCGGGAGCTGGGCCTCACTGATACTGAGATCCAGGTGtggcagagcagagacacaccAGAGGCAATGGAGAAG TCCCATGGCGTGTGCGTAGCTCCGGGGGCGAAGCAGCAGCGTCTCCAGGTGATCAGAGACAAGATTGAAGCGAGGGCAGAGCTCCTGGCCCGCCCACAGCGCTTCGCCACCAGCCAGCCACTGTCACGGCGGGAGATGGAGATCGAACAAGCTCTGTTCCAGGGAAACGAGCGTCTGGGTTTCCTCTCTGCACTTTACCACCGAG aGGAAGATAACCACGATGGACAACAGCAGGCAACGTCCTCCAATCCAATGGACACTCTCTACAGAGACGTTCTCAGTGCGGAGACACAACAAGCGTCTTTACAGGACTGGGAGGAAGAACCAGCACAAGTGTCCACACACAGAACTTTatctgaccaatcacagacctCACAGACAGAGAACGACCAATCAGAAGACAGGACAGAGAATCTATCAGCACCGCAGGATGAAAACAGGAGATCATCAGACGAACCAGAGTCCAGCGGAGACGCCTCAGAGCGGCAACACAAACAGGAGCCAACACgaccagctgctcctccagagaTAAAGATCAACCAGCCAATCGGCAGTCTGGATGGAGCGGCGAAGGCGGGGTCAGTGGGACTGCTGACCCTCAGAGGAAAGATCGAGACGATCACGGACGAGGAAATCCTCCAGAACCGTGAATGTGAGGACGGGATCCGGAGCATCCAGAGGTTCCGAAGCTACCAGCCCGGAAAACCCTCCAAG gttctgtgtgtgaagaACCTGAGTGCACAGGCGTCAGCGGCCCAGCTGGTGGCACTGTTCTCCAGGTTTGAGCCGGAGAACGGGCCTGCGGTCGTTTACCGCCTGCTGACGGGAAGGATGAAGGGTCAGGCCTTCATCACTCTGCCAG ATGCTGAAACGGCCCAGAATGCTTTGCGGTTGATCCATGGATACCGGTTGCTAGGGAAACCTCTGGTGGTCGAGTTCGGCCGTGAgcgacaggaggaggagaaacagaagaaggaagagcagcagggggaggagaaataa
- the rbm41 gene encoding RNA-binding protein 41 isoform X5: protein MLFHRCVAKKKCFAPAALYKPFGQQAAGVRSLSQFQALQDGEKELASLRELGLTDTEIQVWQSRDTPEAMEKSHGVCVAPGAKQQRLQVIRDKIEARAELLARPQRFATSQPLSRREMEIEQALFQGNERLGFLSALYHRGMEEEDNHDGQQQATSSNPMDTLYRDVLSAETQQASLQDWEEEPAQVSTHRTLSDQSQTSQTENDQSEDRTENLSAPQDENRRSSDEPESSGDASERQHKQEPTRPAAPPEIKINQPIGSLDGAAKAGSVGLLTLRGKIETITDEEILQNRECEDGIRSIQRFRSYQPGKPSKVLCVKNLSAQASAAQLVALFSRFEPENGPAVVYRLLTGRMKGQAFITLPDAETAQNALRLIHGYRLLGKPLVVEFGRERQEEEKQKKEEQQGEEK from the exons ATGCTGTTTCACAGATGTGTAGCCAAAAAGAAGTGCTTCGCCCCAGCGGCGCTCTATAAGCCGTTCGGGCAGCAGGCGGCCGGTGTGAGGAGCCTGTCCCAGTTCCAGGCCCTGCAGGACGGGGAGAAGGAGCTGGCCAGTCTGCGGGAGCTGGGCCTCACTGATACTGAGATCCAGGTGtggcagagcagagacacaccAGAGGCAATGGAGAAG TCCCATGGCGTGTGCGTAGCTCCGGGGGCGAAGCAGCAGCGTCTCCAGGTGATCAGAGACAAGATTGAAGCGAGGGCAGAGCTCCTGGCCCGCCCACAGCGCTTCGCCACCAGCCAGCCACTGTCACGGCGGGAGATGGAGATCGAACAAGCTCTGTTCCAGGGAAACGAGCGTCTGGGTTTCCTCTCTGCACTTTACCACCGAGGTATGGAGG aGGAAGATAACCACGATGGACAACAGCAGGCAACGTCCTCCAATCCAATGGACACTCTCTACAGAGACGTTCTCAGTGCGGAGACACAACAAGCGTCTTTACAGGACTGGGAGGAAGAACCAGCACAAGTGTCCACACACAGAACTTTatctgaccaatcacagacctCACAGACAGAGAACGACCAATCAGAAGACAGGACAGAGAATCTATCAGCACCGCAGGATGAAAACAGGAGATCATCAGACGAACCAGAGTCCAGCGGAGACGCCTCAGAGCGGCAACACAAACAGGAGCCAACACgaccagctgctcctccagagaTAAAGATCAACCAGCCAATCGGCAGTCTGGATGGAGCGGCGAAGGCGGGGTCAGTGGGACTGCTGACCCTCAGAGGAAAGATCGAGACGATCACGGACGAGGAAATCCTCCAGAACCGTGAATGTGAGGACGGGATCCGGAGCATCCAGAGGTTCCGAAGCTACCAGCCCGGAAAACCCTCCAAG gttctgtgtgtgaagaACCTGAGTGCACAGGCGTCAGCGGCCCAGCTGGTGGCACTGTTCTCCAGGTTTGAGCCGGAGAACGGGCCTGCGGTCGTTTACCGCCTGCTGACGGGAAGGATGAAGGGTCAGGCCTTCATCACTCTGCCAG ATGCTGAAACGGCCCAGAATGCTTTGCGGTTGATCCATGGATACCGGTTGCTAGGGAAACCTCTGGTGGTCGAGTTCGGCCGTGAgcgacaggaggaggagaaacagaagaaggaagagcagcagggggaggagaaataa